In Populus alba chromosome 9, ASM523922v2, whole genome shotgun sequence, a genomic segment contains:
- the LOC118045477 gene encoding fatty acyl-CoA reductase 3-like encodes MWSQLDVVVNLAATTNFDEGYDVALGINTMGAKHVLCFAKKCVRLKVLVHVSTAFVSGERAGLILETPYGVGDTLNGVCGLDIDEEKKLVDQKLNELQAEGATADAIKDAMKDMGMERAKVYGWPNTYVFTKAMGEMLVGHLKEDLSVVIIRPTIVTSTYKEPFPGWVEGVRTIDSLAVGYGKGRLTCFLGDITGIVDVIPADMVVNAIIVAMVAHANRPSENAIYQVGSSVRNPMRYTNLQDCGFNYFTNKPWIGKDGRPVKVGRVKVLSSMASFHRYMAIRYLLLLKGLELANTAFCHFFEDKYSDLNRKIKFVMKLVELYRPYLFFRGVFDDLNTEKLRMAARENNLETDMFYFDPKTIDWEDYLTNIHFPGVVKYVFK; translated from the exons AGATGTTGTAGTTAACTTGGCTGCAACAACCAACTTTGATGAAGG GTATGATGTTGCACTTGGCATCAACACAATGGGAGCTAAGCATGTCTTATGTTTTGCCAAGAAATGCGTCAGACTAAAGGTTCTTGTCCATGTGTCCACTG CTTTTGTTTCAGGGGAGAGAGCCGGGCTGATTCTAGAGACTCCATATGGCGTAGGCGACACCCTTAATGGTGTCTGTGGATTAGACATCGATGAAGAGAAGAAACTGGTTGATCAAAAACTAAATGAACTTCAAGCTGAAGGTGCCACAGCTGACGCAATTAAGGATGCCATGAAAGACATGGGCATGGAAAG GGCTAAGGTGTATGGATGGCCAAACACCTATGTATTTACAAAGGCTATGGGAGAGATGCTTGTAGGACACTTGAAGGAAGATTTATCCGTGGTCATCATACGCCCTACCATCGTTACCAGTACATACAAAGAACCTTTCCCCGGTTGGGTTGAAGGTGTCAg AACAATTGATAGCCTAGCCGTTGGTTATGGGAAAGGAAGACTGACATGCTTTCTTGGGGATATTACAGGAATCGTTGATGTG ATACCAGCTGACATGGTGGTGAATGCGATAATTGTGGCCATGGTGGCGCATGCTAACCGACCATCCGAGAATGCAATTTATCAGGTGGGATCGTCAGTAAGAAATCCTATGAGATACACTAATCTTCAAGATTGTGGCTTTAATTACTTCACCAATAAACCTTGGATTGGTAAGGATGGGAGGCCTGTCAAGGTTGGCAGGGTTAAAGTATTAAGCAGCATGGCTAGCTTCCACAGATACATGGCAATTCGTTATTTGCTATTGCTAAAG ggaCTAGAATTAGCAAATACGGCATTTTGCCATTTCTTTGAGGACAAGTATAGTGATCTCAATAGGAAGATCAAGTTTGTGATGAAATTAGTGGAGCTTTACAGGCCATACTTGTTCTTCCGGGGAGT TTTCGATGACTTGAACACAGAGAAGTTGCGAATGGCAGCTAGGGAGAACAATTTAGAGACCGATATGTTTTACTTTGATCCCAAGACAATTGACTGGGAAGACTACCTCACTAATATCCACTTTCCTGGGGTGGTAAAATACGTTTTCAAATGA